From Gammaproteobacteria bacterium CG11_big_fil_rev_8_21_14_0_20_46_22:
TGGTTCGCGCCTTGTTGCATGACGTAAATGAGGGGCAGGGTGGGCTTGCCTTCTTGAAGATCGTCGCCGAGGTTTTTCCCTGTCAATTCTGGGTCACCTTCGTAGTCTAGAGCGTCATCGAGCATTTGAAATGCGGCGCCCAGGTTTTGTCCGTAGGTGCGCATGGCTTCTTGGGTTTCAAGGCTTGCGTCTGCAAGAATCGGGCCGGAGATGGCGGCGATCTCAAACAGTACGCCGGTTTTACGTTTAACGATATCAATGTAGGTGGCTTCTTGTGTCGCAGGGTCATGGCAGTGCATGAGTTGCAAGACTTCACCTTCGACAATGTCACTGCTGCCTTTGGCGATAATTTCAGTGAAGCGGTGGTGTTTTAAGCTTGCGATCAACTGAAAGGCGCGCGAATAGAGCAGGTCGCCGACCAGTACGCTGGCTTCATTGCCAAAGCTTGCGTTGGCCGTAGGGCGGCCTCGGCGTTGTTTCGATTCGTCAATGACATCGTCATGCAGCAGAGTTGCTGTGTGTAGCAGTTCAATGATGGCGGCTACAGTGATGGCTTTTTGATCAAGCACGCCGCAGGCTTTGGCCGATAAGAGCACGAGCATGGGGCGAACTTGCTTGCCAGGACTTTGGATAATGTGGTCGGCGATGGCCTTGGCCAGCGGGATATCAGAAGCAATGCTTTCTTTAATCAAGATATTAGCTTGGTCTAGCTCGGAAGACACAAGCCCGCGTATGGCCTCTAGGGTGCTCGTCATGGCAATCTCTAGTTTGAAAGTTTAGGGCATACTAGGGGCGCGAGGATGGCTTGTCAACCTAATGAAACGCCCCACATCGCGCGATGACGTGGTTGTGCAGGGATCACGAAAGAGGCGTATTGTTCGTGTTGAGCGGTAGCCCGGATTAGCACGCAGCGCATAATCCGGGAAATACAAGAAGAGCCTTCACGCCAACAAGCCGCAATACTAAATTCCATAAACTGTTCCTTAGTCATAATGCGTCAAAGTCATGGATATAAATTTAAAGTTTCCCCCTTGAACAGGCGGTGACTCTTTTTTCATGTACCAGACTCGTTTGAGCGCTTTAAGCGGTAGGTTTTTCGTGTCATTCTGATTTCCCGATTGATAAAGAATATTTACTGATTTTGTGTTTTTAAAGGATGTATTGCATGGGATTGTAAATCCAACGTAGTTTAGCTTTGGGTTGTCCCCAAGTTTTGAGTCGCTCAGGGAGTAGCGATAGTTTTTTCCACCAGTTTCGTTGAAAAGCAATTCAATGTTTTTAGGGTTTCCATTGAAGTAGCCTTTTGTCATTGAAAAACAAAGCCCGCATTGATTAAAGTCTGGGTACTTCATTTTGTAAATAGAAAATAGGTTTTCTGGGAGTTTGGCTGTATAAACGCCGTATATCTGAAAATCACGCACCATTTTTTGGCTATAAACCGCATAAAATAATTGATTGCTGAAGCCATGAAACACCGGCGCCTTGCAAAATCCAGCAACAGCTATCGCCCCAATCAGAAAAGCACTGTATTTTTTCATGCAAGCAAACCCACTCTTTCGGAGTCAGAGTCAGTTTTGTCATGATGGGGTGATAAATCAAGCGAACTATCCAACAGAATTCTTTAGAATATTTTTCATTAGAAATTTGCTTAAAAATTATGTAATTATTCGTGCGCCAAGACGAAGTCTGGCAAATCTTATGGGTGAAAGTCCCATTACAGAAGGAGAAGCGATTCCAAATTCATCGTTATTACTGGAAAGGCGTTCTCTGGTCTCCCAGTTATTTTGCAGGAAGCTGCGGGGGCGCACCTATTACCGTGATCAGACAATATATTGAACAGCAGCAAACACCAGAAATTTAATTCGCCAAAGGCAAGCGCCTTACATCCTCTCCCTAAAGGAAGAGGTCTTTCGGCGCGTTAGGATAAATATTAATGCGCACGTTTTAGTTTAATTTCTAAACTGAATCCTAGCGCGCTGGCGTATTTACTTAATGTTTTCAATGAAGGGGAGTGTTTCCAGTTCTTTTTTAGGTGTTGTCTGTGCCTTTTTAATAAAGGCGTGTAACATCACAATTTCATGGTTAACTACGGTACAATAAAAAACTCTCGCGATGCCTTCTTCCGCTTTAACTCGAAGTTCAAATAACCCATCTCCCATGGCC
This genomic window contains:
- a CDS encoding octaprenyl diphosphate synthase, with protein sequence MTSTLEAIRGLVSSELDQANILIKESIASDIPLAKAIADHIIQSPGKQVRPMLVLLSAKACGVLDQKAITVAAIIELLHTATLLHDDVIDESKQRRGRPTANASFGNEASVLVGDLLYSRAFQLIASLKHHRFTEIIAKGSSDIVEGEVLQLMHCHDPATQEATYIDIVKRKTGVLFEIAAISGPILADASLETQEAMRTYGQNLGAAFQMLDDALDYEGDPELTGKNLGDDLQEGKPTLPLIYVMQQGANHFRTTIAQAIKNPEQADLAQIQKILNETQALTYCKELAAQTIHIGMDQLNTLPDSASKTALEALANFVIERQQ